The Nitrospira tepida genome includes a window with the following:
- the traC gene encoding type IV secretion system protein TraC, with the protein MSTLLEYFARKMIARTSISDWLPHHAYDPDNRVYRLADGRIGCVWESPPLLGMGPDTIQKLTNLFESSQAPTGTTYQLMIHASPVIQPYLDAHVGLSHRGDPDSRFLRDATRTREFFLESQGTRLIPTSGIRPRDFNVYVSVTMPLKEEYPNGIEFEDIVEQLEGVEQTLRNVGLPVVRVPPLELIWLLHTLLSPGHAWEERPPSYNSTQLISDQVVARDTYAKLHARMFELDGKFVKSLTVQQFPEEWHGSKNRELIGSLLRGMDQITCPFFLTLNAVKLDQVKSVAALRKKHVVVTNQAVGFMLKLIPIFEKKLQHFNRMMALVAEGKQTIGLYVQAALYGNDPKELEKHSSAIKAIYRTHDWLLQDDHFIGFRVFLFGLPMGLPSNVPLLRDDLRRLKTVHSEVPAHLAPIAGDWKGMGQPVMLLTSRSGQMMSLDVFANTEGNFNICIAADSGAGKSFFANFFFRSYLATGGQAWVIDAGKSYMKLCEHLKGQFMQFSREARKLCLNPLSRVIGRYDRKAESPEEEADRKDELAMIKAIFAQMLSPSRALTDLELSCLEQALIQVLAQKGGDATPTDVAAALLKMGQEREDQRITDLGTQLFPYTAAGNYGDLFNGPNNMHFERDFYVLELDGLDALPDLRSVILLQMIMNIQVAMYQGDRARRKICAMDEAWDLLSQGGNVSAFFEKGVRRVRKYGGSIMTITQGINDYYDKMGQTGAALLANSDFVFLLKQKPESIESIKQRGRLILSEFEYQLLRSVHRGAGYSEIFFYTANHGRGIGRLTVDRRTQLMYSTKAEELALIDRIVKAGGPEMTIDRAIDLILEQEHERAAATGERVA; encoded by the coding sequence ATGTCTACCCTGCTTGAGTATTTTGCGAGAAAGATGATCGCGCGGACGTCGATCAGTGACTGGCTGCCGCACCATGCCTATGATCCGGACAACCGGGTGTACCGGCTGGCTGACGGCCGGATCGGCTGTGTCTGGGAAAGCCCGCCCTTGTTGGGCATGGGACCGGACACGATTCAGAAGCTCACGAACCTGTTCGAATCGAGCCAGGCGCCGACCGGCACCACCTACCAGCTCATGATCCATGCCTCGCCGGTGATCCAGCCCTATCTGGATGCGCACGTGGGATTGAGCCATCGGGGGGATCCGGACTCCCGGTTCCTCCGGGATGCGACACGCACCAGGGAGTTTTTCCTGGAGTCGCAGGGAACACGGTTGATCCCGACGTCGGGCATCAGGCCCCGGGACTTCAACGTCTATGTGTCGGTTACGATGCCTCTGAAGGAGGAGTATCCGAACGGGATCGAGTTCGAGGACATTGTCGAACAGCTCGAGGGGGTGGAGCAGACGCTGCGCAACGTCGGGTTGCCGGTGGTCAGAGTCCCTCCGTTGGAGCTCATCTGGCTGCTCCATACGCTGCTGAGCCCGGGCCATGCCTGGGAGGAACGCCCGCCCTCCTACAACTCGACGCAGTTGATCAGCGACCAGGTCGTGGCGCGGGATACCTACGCGAAACTCCACGCGCGCATGTTCGAACTCGATGGGAAGTTCGTCAAGAGCCTGACGGTGCAGCAGTTTCCCGAGGAGTGGCACGGATCCAAAAACCGGGAGCTGATCGGCAGTCTCCTGCGAGGGATGGACCAGATCACCTGTCCGTTCTTCCTCACACTCAATGCGGTGAAGCTAGACCAGGTCAAGTCGGTCGCCGCACTGCGGAAGAAGCATGTCGTGGTGACGAACCAGGCGGTGGGCTTCATGCTGAAGCTCATTCCCATCTTCGAGAAGAAGCTCCAGCACTTCAACCGCATGATGGCGCTGGTCGCGGAAGGCAAGCAGACCATCGGGCTGTACGTCCAGGCCGCGCTGTACGGAAACGATCCCAAGGAGTTGGAGAAACACAGCTCGGCGATCAAGGCGATCTATCGCACGCACGACTGGCTGCTGCAGGACGACCATTTCATCGGGTTCCGGGTGTTCTTGTTCGGCCTGCCAATGGGGCTTCCTTCGAACGTGCCACTCCTCCGCGACGACCTGCGCCGGCTCAAGACGGTCCACTCGGAGGTCCCGGCCCACCTCGCTCCCATCGCCGGCGACTGGAAAGGCATGGGGCAGCCCGTGATGCTGCTGACCTCCCGGTCCGGGCAGATGATGAGTCTGGACGTGTTCGCGAATACAGAAGGCAATTTCAACATCTGTATCGCGGCCGACTCGGGGGCGGGGAAGAGTTTCTTCGCCAATTTCTTCTTCCGGTCCTATCTGGCCACCGGCGGGCAGGCCTGGGTCATCGACGCCGGCAAGAGCTACATGAAGCTCTGCGAGCACCTCAAGGGGCAGTTCATGCAGTTCTCGCGCGAGGCGAGGAAATTGTGCTTGAACCCCCTGTCACGGGTGATCGGCCGCTATGACCGGAAGGCCGAGTCGCCGGAAGAGGAAGCGGACCGCAAGGACGAATTGGCAATGATCAAAGCGATCTTCGCGCAGATGCTGTCCCCCTCGCGTGCGCTGACCGATCTGGAGCTGTCCTGTCTGGAGCAGGCCTTGATCCAGGTGCTTGCTCAGAAGGGAGGCGATGCGACGCCGACCGATGTCGCGGCGGCGCTGCTGAAGATGGGGCAGGAGCGGGAGGATCAGCGGATCACGGATCTCGGCACTCAGCTCTTTCCCTATACGGCCGCGGGCAACTACGGCGATCTCTTCAACGGCCCGAACAACATGCACTTCGAGCGGGACTTCTATGTGCTGGAGCTGGACGGCCTCGATGCGCTCCCGGACCTGCGCTCGGTGATCCTGCTCCAGATGATCATGAACATTCAGGTGGCCATGTACCAGGGCGATCGGGCCAGGCGGAAGATCTGCGCGATGGACGAGGCCTGGGATCTCCTGTCTCAAGGAGGCAACGTGTCGGCGTTCTTCGAGAAAGGCGTCCGGCGAGTCAGGAAGTACGGGGGATCGATCATGACGATCACCCAGGGCATCAACGATTACTACGACAAGATGGGACAGACCGGGGCGGCCTTGCTGGCCAATTCGGACTTCGTCTTCCTGCTCAAGCAGAAGCCGGAGAGCATCGAGTCCATCAAGCAGCGGGGCCGGCTGATCCTGAGCGAGTTCGAGTATCAACTGCTGCGATCCGTCCATCGGGGCGCCGGCTATTCGGAAATCTTCTTCTATACGGCCAATCACGGCCGGGGAATCGGCCGGCTGACCGTCGATCGGCGCACGCAGTTGATGTACTCCACCAAGGCAGAAGAGCTGGCCTTGATCGACCGGATCGTGAAGGCGGGTGGTCCGGAGATGACGATCGATCGGGCCATCGACCTCATTCTGGAGCAGGAACATGAAAGAGCTGCTGCAACAGGTGAACGAGTGGCATGA
- the lepB gene encoding signal peptidase I has translation MKELLQQVNEWHDRHPKLVLALLGIGVIWPVLAVASPWYQLALRSDESLPDYRLFLIEKGREPQRGELVAFVMAQASADRVQPAGLARPYTRVGVLWTKRLVGVPGDRVEVRGRQVLVNGAVVGEGLERDRLGQPIRLAKLESPIPPGQYYVALSHPRSFDSRYYGYVRAEDLRGVVTPIW, from the coding sequence ATGAAAGAGCTGCTGCAACAGGTGAACGAGTGGCATGACCGGCATCCGAAGCTGGTGCTCGCCCTCCTCGGGATCGGAGTGATCTGGCCCGTTCTGGCTGTGGCGAGTCCTTGGTATCAGCTTGCGCTCCGGTCGGATGAAAGCCTGCCGGACTACCGGCTCTTCCTGATCGAGAAAGGGCGCGAGCCGCAGCGGGGCGAACTCGTGGCGTTTGTGATGGCGCAGGCCTCTGCCGATCGCGTGCAGCCGGCTGGCCTGGCCAGGCCCTACACGAGGGTCGGGGTGCTCTGGACGAAGCGCCTCGTCGGGGTGCCGGGTGATCGGGTGGAAGTGCGAGGGAGGCAGGTGCTGGTCAATGGTGCAGTGGTCGGAGAAGGCCTGGAGCGTGATCGACTCGGGCAACCGATCCGTTTGGCGAAGCTCGAGAGTCCGATTCCACCGGGGCAGTATTACGTGGCCCTGTCCCATCCGCGATCCTTCGACTCCCGGTACTACGGCTATGTGAGGGCGGAGGATCTCCGAGGGGTGGTCACTCCGATCTGGTAG
- a CDS encoding TrbC family F-type conjugative pilus assembly protein → MMRRQGLLVLVVAGLLCGGALSWSSAGESSRQAREPERSPREVAEEIARFSRTVLQPSQGRESREVNRDGIYLLLSLSMPDEVLKGYFAEAKLLGARIVIRGLLNAPSSGDGPVKLSFKATGERFRQLMGTDEALLAAVSIDPVLYGRLGVSEVPALAIVKGDHDAVVIGSTSVRHLLEVLAREERVYRALAEWFDRRQRGFLQGGPTSEPQPSLPMPSGHQRIRTDSPTWSIAERDMKQVLSEAVARADWNAIKRRAEDATARKIHRGPQLPLPETQQPRSFLVDATVRFPDDVTDPKTGTLYIKAGSTVNPLDKVKLPYTLIFFNGNSQEQVQWVQHYLLAHEDRPLKLLVTEGHIGPLGRLLHRPVYWANLLMYERFGLVAVPSLVTQEGNRFRVQEIVP, encoded by the coding sequence ATGATGAGAAGGCAGGGACTGTTGGTGCTGGTCGTCGCGGGGCTGCTCTGCGGCGGAGCCCTGTCCTGGTCGAGTGCGGGGGAATCCTCAAGGCAGGCTCGGGAGCCCGAACGGTCTCCACGCGAGGTGGCGGAAGAGATTGCGCGCTTCTCCCGGACGGTGCTGCAACCTTCCCAAGGCCGGGAGTCTCGCGAAGTCAATCGGGATGGGATCTATCTGCTCTTGTCCCTGTCCATGCCGGACGAAGTGCTGAAAGGATATTTTGCCGAGGCAAAGCTGCTGGGCGCGCGCATCGTGATCCGGGGTCTGCTCAATGCGCCTTCGTCCGGCGACGGGCCGGTCAAATTGTCCTTCAAGGCGACAGGCGAACGGTTCCGGCAGTTGATGGGGACTGATGAGGCGTTGCTGGCAGCGGTCTCGATCGACCCGGTGCTCTACGGGCGTCTCGGGGTCTCGGAAGTCCCGGCTCTCGCGATCGTGAAAGGGGACCATGATGCGGTGGTGATCGGCTCGACTTCCGTTCGCCATCTGTTGGAGGTCCTGGCGCGCGAAGAGAGAGTCTATCGCGCGCTGGCGGAGTGGTTTGACCGGCGCCAGCGAGGGTTCCTGCAAGGAGGACCGACGAGTGAACCGCAACCGAGCCTCCCGATGCCGAGCGGGCATCAGCGGATCCGCACGGACTCTCCGACCTGGTCGATTGCCGAACGCGACATGAAACAAGTGCTGAGCGAGGCGGTGGCCAGGGCGGATTGGAACGCGATCAAGCGCCGTGCGGAGGACGCGACGGCGCGGAAGATCCATCGAGGCCCTCAGCTTCCCTTGCCGGAAACTCAGCAACCTCGCAGCTTCCTGGTGGATGCTACGGTCCGATTCCCGGACGATGTGACAGATCCGAAAACGGGAACTCTCTACATCAAGGCGGGCTCGACCGTGAATCCGCTCGACAAGGTGAAGCTCCCCTACACGCTCATCTTCTTCAATGGCAACTCGCAGGAACAGGTGCAATGGGTTCAGCACTACCTCCTGGCTCACGAGGACCGTCCGCTGAAACTGCTCGTGACGGAAGGGCATATCGGTCCGCTCGGTCGGCTGTTGCACCGTCCGGTCTACTGGGCGAATCTGCTGATGTATGAGCGGTTCGGCCTGGTCGCTGTCCCGAGTCTGGTGACGCAGGAAGGCAATCGATTCCGGGTTCAGGAGATCGTGCCATGA
- a CDS encoding TraU family protein: MPDSAEAVCPKNTNILADTLVKTCWECMFPISLFGFTLTEVGEDSTRPAVGPGISAVYPPQLCGCVCLTPYLCVPGIPLGIWEPVRLVEIVRTPLCFPALNGITLGPEFVFEGRGSANTNMDSPDLDFTFYHSHFYIFPLWAIVGIAVDWACVNPSAAGDEIDLAYLSEIDPSWNDDLLALILFPEALLLGNPLTVAACAADSLAASAGFPIDPLFWCAGSFGLMYPTTGNVSESSGQLKPAALAMSRLLARLARFGTEFYTAADGPLICTDFPTGLIVKSQYKYQLLYPIPNVPAPCCQPIGRTVLMWGMGKMVPVIGEDFVFLLWKLQRCCLL; encoded by the coding sequence ATGCCGGACTCCGCGGAAGCCGTCTGTCCGAAGAACACGAATATCCTGGCCGATACCCTGGTGAAGACCTGCTGGGAATGCATGTTTCCCATCAGTCTCTTCGGGTTCACGCTCACGGAGGTCGGGGAGGACTCGACTCGTCCCGCCGTCGGGCCTGGGATCTCCGCCGTCTATCCGCCTCAGCTCTGCGGCTGCGTGTGTCTCACGCCGTACCTCTGCGTCCCGGGCATACCGCTTGGCATCTGGGAGCCGGTCCGACTGGTCGAAATCGTCCGCACGCCGCTCTGCTTCCCGGCTCTCAACGGGATCACGTTGGGGCCGGAGTTCGTGTTCGAGGGACGCGGATCGGCCAATACCAATATGGATTCCCCCGACCTGGACTTCACCTTTTACCATTCGCACTTCTACATCTTTCCCCTCTGGGCCATCGTCGGCATCGCGGTGGACTGGGCTTGTGTCAATCCCAGCGCCGCCGGCGACGAGATCGATCTGGCGTACCTGTCTGAGATCGACCCCTCCTGGAACGATGACCTGCTGGCACTCATTCTGTTCCCGGAAGCCCTCTTGTTGGGGAATCCGCTCACGGTCGCGGCCTGTGCCGCCGATTCCCTTGCCGCGTCAGCTGGTTTTCCCATCGATCCCTTGTTCTGGTGCGCGGGAAGTTTCGGCTTGATGTACCCGACGACGGGCAACGTGTCGGAGTCGAGCGGCCAGCTCAAACCAGCGGCGCTGGCCATGTCGCGCCTGCTGGCTCGGCTGGCCCGCTTCGGCACCGAGTTCTATACGGCAGCGGACGGGCCGTTGATCTGCACGGACTTTCCGACCGGCCTGATTGTGAAGAGTCAATACAAATACCAGTTGCTTTACCCGATCCCCAATGTCCCGGCGCCCTGTTGCCAGCCGATCGGTCGAACGGTGCTGATGTGGGGGATGGGCAAGATGGTGCCGGTGATCGGAGAAGACTTCGTCTTTCTCCTGTGGAAGCTGCAGCGTTGCTGTCTGCTGTAG
- a CDS encoding tyrosine-type recombinase/integrase, with protein sequence MKGNDRMGPFSATAENVLPANVTFLDPPEQLYAAMLEGWRLQQHSRHLNPSTIKARHRLVQRFQQYTDTFPWQWKPEDLVEFSAELSQKLSVSTLRQYQTTLQLFLEYVTDRRYGWVERCEREIGSSIIQICDEWNTVSHATEYEGRPSRRPFTFDEIDRLFEYVEQHHAEVLRQRRKGSLAAARDAVMVKVAYAFGLRRTEVCRLDISDFRRNPDPKMKHLGRFGVLHVRFGKAANGGPPRRRLVFTVPEVSWIVEVLEQYLRDIRTLFNVGAHPALFPTERVQYLGSKDFGSRFQHIVEEAGLPVELSLHHLRHTYATNLAEYGYDPVFIQQQLGHVRIPTQAGH encoded by the coding sequence ATGAAAGGTAACGACCGAATGGGGCCATTTTCCGCAACCGCGGAGAATGTCCTTCCTGCCAACGTTACATTTCTTGATCCGCCTGAACAACTTTATGCCGCGATGCTGGAAGGGTGGCGGCTTCAGCAGCACAGTCGTCATCTAAACCCTTCCACGATTAAAGCGCGTCATCGGCTTGTCCAGCGCTTTCAACAGTACACGGATACATTTCCCTGGCAGTGGAAGCCAGAAGACCTTGTCGAGTTCAGTGCCGAGCTCTCGCAAAAGCTCAGTGTCTCAACTCTTCGCCAATACCAGACTACTCTTCAGTTATTTCTGGAGTATGTCACCGATCGGAGATACGGGTGGGTGGAACGCTGTGAGCGCGAGATTGGATCTTCCATCATTCAAATCTGTGATGAATGGAACACGGTCTCACACGCTACAGAATACGAGGGCCGTCCCAGCCGTCGCCCATTTACCTTCGACGAGATCGATAGATTGTTTGAATATGTCGAACAACACCATGCAGAGGTGCTTCGCCAGCGCCGAAAAGGTTCCCTTGCGGCGGCGCGCGATGCCGTGATGGTCAAGGTCGCCTATGCCTTTGGTCTCCGGCGAACGGAGGTGTGCAGGCTTGATATCAGTGATTTTCGGCGCAATCCTGATCCGAAAATGAAACATCTTGGTCGGTTCGGTGTTCTGCACGTGCGATTTGGGAAGGCCGCGAACGGGGGGCCGCCACGACGGCGGTTGGTCTTCACTGTGCCGGAGGTCAGCTGGATTGTGGAGGTTCTCGAACAATATCTCAGAGACATCAGGACCCTGTTCAATGTGGGTGCCCATCCTGCCTTATTTCCGACAGAGCGGGTTCAATACCTTGGGAGTAAGGACTTTGGATCTCGCTTTCAACACATCGTGGAGGAGGCGGGTTTGCCTGTCGAATTATCCCTTCATCATCTGCGCCATACGTACGCCACCAATCTAGCCGAATATGGGTACGATCCCGTGTTCATTCAACAGCAACTCGGGCACGTGCGTATTCCGACCCAAGCCGGCCACTGA
- the istA gene encoding IS21 family transposase, which produces MRKIKDILRLKWACGLSNRQVAASCGVARSTVAETLYRATAAGLTWPFPEDLDDQQLETRLYPVAPSPTGPPRAVPDWATVHQELTRKGVTLALLWQEYKAQHPAGYQYSRFCDRYGAWRATLDRCLRQEHRAGEKLFVDYAGQTVPVQDRQTGEVRPAQIFVAVWGASNYTYAEATWTQTLPDWIGAHTRAFASFGGVPEIIVPDNLRSGVTKACRYEPELNPTYADLARHYDVAVIPARVRKPRDKAKVEAGVLLVERWILACLRHHPFFSLAELNIAIAACLDRLNRRPFKKLPGCRQSQFDAVDRPALQPLPTEPYVYAEWRTARVNIDSHLEVEGHYYSVPSPLVHTALDVRLTVTTVECFHKNQRVASHVRSAERGRHTTVVAHLPSAHQQYLAWSPSRLIQWAETVGPATGTVVAELLARRPHPEQGYRSCLGILRLERAYGVARLEAACRRAQALEAFTYKSVQSILKTGLDQQPLPEPVLTVPLPFEHAHLRGTTYYQQEGGF; this is translated from the coding sequence ATGCGAAAGATCAAAGACATTCTGCGACTGAAATGGGCCTGTGGGCTCAGTAACCGACAAGTCGCCGCGAGTTGTGGCGTGGCGCGGAGCACGGTCGCCGAGACGCTCTATCGGGCCACGGCGGCCGGGCTGACCTGGCCGTTCCCGGAGGACCTGGACGATCAGCAGCTGGAAACCCGGCTGTATCCGGTGGCCCCCTCGCCGACCGGCCCGCCGCGGGCTGTGCCGGACTGGGCGACCGTGCACCAGGAATTGACGCGGAAGGGTGTCACCCTGGCGCTCCTCTGGCAGGAGTACAAAGCCCAGCATCCGGCCGGCTATCAGTACAGCCGCTTTTGCGATCGCTATGGGGCCTGGCGGGCCACCCTGGATCGGTGTCTGCGGCAGGAGCATCGTGCCGGTGAGAAACTCTTCGTTGACTATGCGGGCCAGACCGTGCCGGTCCAGGATCGGCAGACCGGCGAGGTGCGGCCAGCCCAGATCTTCGTCGCGGTGTGGGGGGCCTCCAATTACACCTACGCCGAGGCCACCTGGACCCAAACGCTGCCGGATTGGATTGGTGCGCATACGCGCGCCTTCGCCTCGTTCGGCGGCGTGCCGGAAATCATCGTGCCCGATAACTTACGGAGCGGCGTCACCAAGGCCTGCCGCTATGAGCCCGAGTTGAACCCGACCTATGCCGATCTGGCCCGGCACTACGATGTCGCGGTGATTCCGGCTCGGGTGCGCAAACCGCGCGACAAGGCGAAGGTCGAAGCGGGCGTCCTGCTCGTCGAACGATGGATCCTGGCCTGTCTGCGGCATCACCCCTTCTTCAGTCTGGCGGAGCTCAATATCGCCATCGCCGCCTGTTTGGACCGGCTGAATCGCCGCCCCTTCAAGAAACTCCCTGGTTGTCGACAGTCTCAGTTCGACGCGGTGGACCGGCCCGCCTTGCAGCCGCTGCCCACCGAGCCCTACGTCTATGCCGAGTGGCGGACGGCGCGGGTGAATATCGATTCGCATCTTGAGGTCGAGGGCCACTACTACAGCGTCCCGTCGCCGTTGGTCCATACGGCCCTCGATGTGCGGCTGACCGTGACCACCGTCGAGTGCTTCCACAAAAACCAGCGGGTGGCGAGCCATGTGCGGAGTGCGGAGCGGGGTCGGCATACGACGGTGGTGGCGCATCTCCCCTCGGCGCATCAGCAATATCTGGCATGGTCTCCCTCCCGCCTGATCCAGTGGGCCGAGACCGTGGGGCCCGCGACCGGAACCGTCGTGGCCGAACTCCTGGCGCGGCGGCCGCATCCCGAGCAAGGCTATCGCTCCTGTCTGGGCATTCTCCGCCTGGAGCGTGCGTACGGCGTGGCGCGACTCGAAGCCGCCTGCCGGCGGGCGCAGGCGCTGGAGGCGTTCACCTACAAGAGTGTGCAGTCCATTTTAAAGACCGGACTCGACCAACAGCCGCTCCCCGAGCCGGTGCTGACGGTCCCGCTGCCGTTCGAGCACGCCCATCTGCGCGGCACCACCTATTACCAACAGGAAGGAGGGTTCTGA
- the istB gene encoding IS21-like element helper ATPase IstB: MLRHPTLTALEAMKLTGMAIALAEQLEMPDVQRLSFEERLGLLVDRECTVRDNHRLARRLAQARFPGHATLEDLDYRHPRGLDKSVIASLATGQWIRRHDNVLIVGPTGAGKTYLACALAQMACRLGCSALYLRLPRFFRDLAIAKGDGRYGRVLRSLAKTDLVVLDDWGLAPLTDEHRRDLLELLDDRHGRRATLVASQLPIDHWHTAIGEPTLADAILDRLVHNAYKITLKGESMRKRLAKSDGSRPLKTEH, from the coding sequence ATGTTACGTCATCCCACACTCACGGCGCTGGAGGCGATGAAGCTCACCGGCATGGCCATCGCCTTGGCGGAGCAATTGGAGATGCCCGACGTCCAGCGGCTCAGCTTCGAGGAACGGCTGGGGCTATTAGTCGATCGCGAGTGCACGGTCCGGGACAATCACCGGTTGGCGCGGCGGCTGGCCCAGGCCCGGTTCCCCGGCCACGCCACGCTGGAAGATCTCGATTATCGCCATCCCCGGGGGCTGGACAAAAGCGTGATCGCGTCCCTGGCCACGGGTCAGTGGATTCGCCGTCATGACAATGTGTTGATCGTGGGGCCGACTGGCGCGGGCAAAACGTACCTGGCCTGTGCACTGGCCCAGATGGCCTGTCGGTTGGGGTGCTCCGCCCTGTATTTGCGACTCCCGCGGTTCTTCCGGGACCTGGCGATCGCCAAAGGCGATGGCCGCTATGGCCGCGTGCTCCGGAGTCTCGCGAAGACGGACCTCGTGGTGCTGGATGACTGGGGGCTGGCCCCGTTGACCGACGAGCATCGCCGAGATCTCTTGGAACTCCTCGATGATCGCCATGGACGTCGGGCCACCCTCGTGGCCAGTCAACTCCCGATCGATCACTGGCACACGGCGATCGGGGAGCCGACACTGGCCGACGCGATTCTTGACCGGCTCGTCCACAATGCCTATAAGATCACTTTGAAAGGAGAATCAATGCGCAAACGGTTAGCCAAATCGGACGGAAGTCGGCCACTGAAGACAGAGCACTGA
- a CDS encoding Crp/Fnr family transcriptional regulator, translating to MNLPQELMQRTLSALKAACAFRRHLLKHGGAIHITSTAKKFYAVEKGFVRLTSIQSTGRQVTRVLLGRGALFGELPFVPNLEMLEEVALANGPTAVLEFDCLSAERAMQSSLELQRLLIEALGAQLQILSRRLQWQQTDPLEKRVAMVLYDLMCFGGTPCGHGPGYAMDIRLTHEELAEIVGAARPSVSAVLGKLHQKELISSTRSYLCIRSLERLKHQLSQ from the coding sequence GTGAATCTTCCCCAAGAGCTTATGCAGCGGACACTGTCAGCTTTGAAGGCAGCGTGTGCATTTCGGCGGCACCTCCTCAAGCATGGGGGGGCCATCCACATCACCTCCACCGCCAAGAAATTCTATGCCGTGGAGAAGGGGTTCGTTCGCCTTACGTCTATCCAATCAACTGGTCGACAGGTCACACGAGTGCTTCTTGGGAGAGGCGCGTTGTTTGGGGAGCTCCCATTTGTGCCAAATCTGGAGATGCTCGAGGAAGTGGCGCTGGCCAACGGCCCAACCGCTGTCCTTGAGTTCGACTGCTTGTCTGCCGAGAGGGCCATGCAAAGCAGCCTTGAGCTGCAGCGGCTGCTGATCGAAGCGCTTGGCGCGCAGCTACAGATCCTCTCCCGCCGGCTGCAGTGGCAGCAGACAGACCCGTTAGAAAAGCGCGTGGCCATGGTGCTGTATGATCTGATGTGCTTCGGAGGGACACCCTGTGGCCACGGCCCTGGCTATGCGATGGATATTCGGCTGACCCATGAGGAGCTCGCAGAAATTGTCGGAGCCGCCCGACCGAGCGTCAGCGCCGTCTTGGGCAAGCTGCATCAGAAGGAACTCATTTCCTCGACCAGATCCTACCTCTGCATACGAAGCCTTGAGCGATTAAAACACCAACTCTCCCAGTGA
- a CDS encoding cytochrome P460 family protein, whose product MMNKIWSVMGMACVAVALQSSPLRAEAEPLFVPNVVDAATGALRVPANYTEWPTLGTWAHANTGEALEKMGPGLHEYHVVYTQPETIAYYKKTGQFPDGAVLVKELLNATTMSMTTGLAVGHATTIKGWFVLVRDTKGRHKESSLWGDGWAWSLFNAEDPKRTVSKNYKTDCLPCHTPAKELARANAPDADKWIYAFGYPVLQKK is encoded by the coding sequence ATGATGAACAAGATCTGGTCTGTCATGGGTATGGCGTGTGTTGCCGTGGCGCTTCAGAGCAGCCCCTTGCGGGCCGAAGCAGAGCCGCTCTTCGTGCCCAATGTGGTCGATGCGGCAACCGGAGCCCTTCGCGTGCCGGCCAATTATACAGAGTGGCCGACGTTGGGGACGTGGGCGCATGCCAATACTGGCGAGGCTCTCGAGAAGATGGGTCCAGGCCTTCACGAGTACCATGTGGTGTATACCCAGCCGGAAACCATTGCGTACTACAAGAAGACTGGCCAATTTCCTGATGGCGCCGTGTTAGTCAAAGAACTGTTGAATGCCACGACGATGTCGATGACGACAGGATTGGCCGTCGGCCACGCAACCACTATTAAAGGGTGGTTCGTACTCGTGCGCGACACCAAAGGCCGGCACAAAGAGTCGAGCCTCTGGGGAGATGGATGGGCCTGGTCTCTGTTCAACGCAGAAGATCCGAAACGAACAGTGTCGAAAAACTACAAGACGGATTGTCTTCCTTGCCATACACCAGCCAAAGAGCTTGCCAGGGCCAATGCCCCTGATGCAGACAAGTGGATTTATGCATTTGGCTACCCGGTGCTCCAGAAGAAATAG